In the genome of Prochlorothrix hollandica PCC 9006 = CALU 1027, one region contains:
- a CDS encoding element excision factor XisH family protein: MGANNQWHDALCHALEQEGWGITRDPLPLVVNPEVKRHPVQGGGDSVVAADRGDEHIAIEVKSFGQDSAIVRFYEALRQYLSDRTLLQHQYPQYVLYLAVPLEIYNSFFSTPLARAIMNSEDLNLIVYNPHLQQITHWINT; the protein is encoded by the coding sequence ATGGGAGCTAACAATCAATGGCATGATGCCCTGTGCCATGCCCTGGAACAGGAGGGCTGGGGTATAACGCGGGATCCCCTGCCCCTGGTGGTGAACCCTGAGGTCAAACGGCATCCGGTTCAGGGGGGGGGTGACAGCGTGGTGGCTGCCGATCGGGGGGACGAACACATTGCCATTGAAGTTAAAAGTTTTGGGCAAGATTCGGCGATCGTCCGGTTTTATGAAGCCCTGCGTCAATACCTGAGCGATCGCACCCTCCTGCAACACCAATATCCCCAGTACGTCCTCTATCTAGCGGTGCCCCTGGAGATTTACAACTCCTTTTTTAGTACCCCTTTAGCCCGCGCCATTATGAACAGCGAAGATCTCAATCTCATCGTCTACAACCCCCACCTGCAACAAATCACCCACTGGATCAATACCTGA
- a CDS encoding MFS transporter, which produces MNFKPFTWNWLPQVPSQIWILAGGRLLSQIGTGFTLFYAPIFFVQVVGLSATQVGLALGSGSIAGVLGRFLSGTLCDAPWAGRRSTLLLSAAISALADGCFVLAQDGLGLVVGNLLMGLGVGLYWPATETIVADVTTPQQRGEAFALTRVSDSVGLGLGVIVAGFWLQLTHNYRLLFAVDGVSFGLFFVLVFVAIAETRPPIPLVTSRSRPWRTALGDRAFQVFLLANILFTTYLAQIQSTLPLYFSQGDLSNLAPAVQAAGVAPSGFSPALISVLFSWHVVLMAVVQLPVARWLRPWGNVQALRLSAGLWALGWGGVGCLGWAMAQGVVPPGGVSALSLGAFGVLGILALATVSYLPASAALVVDLAPPSQRGLYLALSSQCWAIGYFIGPPLGGWALDQDSALRHGFWFALALSVSLCWGALSWLHQRSGQSERSAQSGQ; this is translated from the coding sequence TTGAACTTTAAACCCTTCACCTGGAACTGGCTGCCCCAGGTGCCGTCCCAGATTTGGATTTTGGCCGGAGGGCGGTTGCTGTCCCAAATTGGCACCGGCTTTACTCTGTTTTATGCCCCCATTTTCTTTGTGCAAGTGGTGGGGTTATCGGCAACCCAGGTGGGCTTGGCCTTAGGCAGTGGATCGATCGCCGGAGTCCTGGGGCGCTTCCTCAGTGGCACCCTCTGCGATGCCCCCTGGGCCGGTCGGCGATCGACCCTGCTACTGTCTGCTGCCATTTCCGCCCTGGCCGATGGCTGTTTCGTGCTGGCCCAGGATGGCCTGGGGTTGGTGGTGGGTAACCTGCTCATGGGCTTAGGGGTGGGGCTGTATTGGCCTGCCACAGAAACCATAGTGGCAGATGTCACCACGCCCCAGCAGCGGGGGGAAGCCTTTGCCCTAACGCGGGTTTCTGACAGTGTGGGCCTGGGGTTGGGGGTCATTGTGGCTGGGTTCTGGCTGCAACTGACCCACAATTACCGCCTCTTGTTTGCGGTGGATGGGGTGTCCTTTGGACTATTCTTCGTGCTGGTGTTTGTGGCCATTGCCGAAACCCGACCCCCCATCCCGCTGGTGACCTCGCGATCGCGACCGTGGCGCACGGCCTTGGGCGATCGGGCCTTTCAAGTCTTTCTGTTGGCCAACATTCTCTTCACCACCTACCTGGCCCAAATTCAAAGCACCCTGCCCCTCTATTTCAGCCAAGGCGATCTGTCCAATCTAGCACCGGCAGTTCAGGCTGCTGGGGTCGCCCCGTCCGGCTTCAGTCCAGCCCTGATCAGTGTGCTGTTTTCCTGGCATGTGGTACTGATGGCGGTGGTGCAGCTCCCCGTGGCTCGGTGGTTACGCCCCTGGGGCAATGTCCAAGCCTTGCGGCTGTCGGCGGGGTTGTGGGCCTTGGGGTGGGGAGGGGTGGGCTGTTTGGGCTGGGCCATGGCCCAGGGGGTTGTGCCCCCAGGGGGGGTGTCGGCCCTCAGCCTGGGAGCTTTTGGGGTGTTGGGGATCTTAGCCCTGGCCACCGTTAGCTATCTCCCTGCATCTGCGGCCTTGGTGGTGGATTTGGCTCCCCCGTCCCAACGGGGCTTATATTTGGCCTTAAGTTCCCAGTGTTGGGCCATTGGCTACTTTATCGGTCCGCCCCTGGGGGGATGGGCGCTGGATCAAGACTCTGCCCTACGCCATGGGTTCTGGTTTGCCCTGGCCCTCAGCGTGAGCCTCTGTTGGGGGGCGCTGTCTTGGCTCCATCAGCGATCGGGACAATCCGAGCGATCGGCCCAATCCGGACAATAA
- a CDS encoding DUF760 domain-containing protein encodes MVFSPDFFDSDSDAQNGNPLLEYLQDQSPEILSRVAKSATPDVKELVSRNVQGLLGVLPSEHFNMQVVTNRENLAGLLASAMMTGYFLRQMEQRKELEESVMGSMASGSGDSSRSKAEGSDGSGYCPDWADRSDCPDR; translated from the coding sequence ATGGTTTTTAGTCCAGACTTTTTTGACTCCGATTCAGACGCTCAGAATGGTAATCCCCTGTTGGAGTATTTGCAGGATCAGTCACCGGAGATCCTCTCCCGTGTTGCCAAGTCTGCGACCCCCGATGTCAAAGAACTTGTTTCTAGGAACGTGCAAGGGCTGCTGGGGGTGCTGCCCTCCGAGCACTTCAATATGCAGGTAGTCACAAACCGCGAGAACCTGGCAGGACTGCTGGCTTCCGCCATGATGACGGGCTATTTTTTGCGACAAATGGAACAGCGCAAAGAGCTAGAGGAAAGCGTCATGGGGTCCATGGCCTCTGGCAGCGGTGACAGCAGCCGGAGCAAGGCTGAAGGCAGTGATGGATCTGGTTATTGTCCGGATTGGGCCGATCGCTCGGATTGTCCCGATCGCTGA
- a CDS encoding alpha/beta fold hydrolase yields the protein MAPALFRPPGFGAKTLATPLGALVYYQSPQRPLPSPPDCPPLVFFHGLGAGSSAFEWSKIYPAFSAQHRVFVPEFVGWGASAHPRHCYTLGDYGGQMQQILETVVQEPAWVVAASLTGGLAIRLACQQPHLFRGLALVSPSGYGDFGSTYGRSGGAKMAQWPGIDRALYGLASQPWAIALVVDRLLLGQPQGLSPHDRAEIHRAYGAAAAQPDAAIAALATLRGDLCFDLAQDLPLLQVPTVLLWGEQARASPVTIGQRLAQLNPQAIQSLTRLPNLGMLPHLERPPAVLAWLRSAIHPSSPTASL from the coding sequence ATGGCTCCAGCCCTGTTTCGTCCCCCCGGCTTTGGGGCTAAAACCCTTGCCACGCCCCTCGGTGCTTTGGTCTATTACCAGTCGCCCCAGCGACCCCTTCCCTCCCCCCCCGACTGCCCTCCCCTGGTGTTTTTCCATGGCTTGGGGGCGGGTTCTTCTGCCTTTGAATGGTCTAAGATTTACCCTGCTTTTTCAGCGCAACACCGGGTTTTTGTACCGGAATTTGTGGGCTGGGGAGCCTCGGCCCATCCCCGCCATTGCTATACCCTGGGGGATTATGGGGGGCAAATGCAGCAAATCCTGGAAACCGTCGTGCAGGAACCCGCCTGGGTCGTGGCCGCGTCCCTGACCGGGGGGCTGGCGATCCGTCTTGCCTGCCAACAGCCCCACCTGTTTCGGGGGTTGGCCCTGGTCAGTCCGTCCGGCTATGGGGATTTTGGATCCACCTATGGCCGCAGTGGGGGGGCTAAGATGGCCCAGTGGCCGGGGATCGATCGCGCCCTCTATGGCTTAGCTAGCCAGCCTTGGGCCATTGCCCTGGTGGTCGATCGTCTGCTTTTGGGACAACCCCAGGGTCTCAGTCCCCACGATCGCGCTGAAATCCACCGCGCCTATGGTGCCGCCGCCGCCCAACCCGACGCGGCGATCGCGGCCTTGGCCACCCTGCGGGGGGATTTGTGTTTTGACTTGGCCCAGGATCTGCCCCTCCTCCAAGTCCCCACGGTGCTGCTGTGGGGGGAACAGGCCAGAGCCAGCCCCGTCACCATTGGCCAACGCCTTGCCCAGCTCAATCCCCAGGCGATCCAGTCCTTGACCCGGTTGCCCAATCTGGGAATGCTGCCCCACCTAGAGCGCCCCCCGGCGGTACTGGCTTGGCTGCGATCGGCGATCCACCCTTCCAGCCCCACCGCCAGCCTCTGA
- a CDS encoding DMT family transporter produces the protein MIGLNTTSRSLLFLAPFFLWGTAMVAMKGTVPHLTPLFLATLRLFPAGLLVVAVALALGRALPQGWRAWLWITAFALVDGTLFQGFLAEGLFRTGAGLGSVMIDSQPMAVALLALWLFGERIGGWGWLGLGLGIGGISLLGLPDVWITTAAQEVGNRVVTGLALAQGSEPVLAAPLGVTWPAIQWGSLVNNGQWLMLMAALAMAIGTILSRYVSRHADPVMATGWHMIMGSVPLALGAWGWETPDVSQLTWVDYGALAYATVFGTAIAYALFFYFAAQGSLTSLSALTFLTPVFALLFGNLLLHEVLSPIQTGGVFLTLVSIVLINQRDRLSGGGSNPAAAPLGLDPLNPLDPEQRPPA, from the coding sequence ATGATCGGTTTAAACACCACTTCCCGCTCCCTGCTGTTCTTGGCTCCCTTCTTCCTCTGGGGCACCGCCATGGTGGCCATGAAGGGGACCGTCCCCCACCTCACCCCCCTGTTTTTGGCTACCCTTCGCCTCTTCCCGGCGGGGCTGTTGGTGGTGGCGGTGGCCCTGGCCTTGGGTCGTGCCCTGCCCCAGGGTTGGCGGGCGTGGCTGTGGATTACGGCCTTTGCCCTGGTGGATGGCACCCTCTTCCAGGGCTTTTTGGCGGAAGGGCTGTTTCGCACCGGGGCGGGGTTGGGTTCGGTGATGATCGATTCCCAGCCCATGGCGGTGGCCCTATTGGCCCTGTGGCTGTTTGGGGAGCGCATTGGGGGGTGGGGCTGGCTGGGGTTGGGGTTGGGTATTGGGGGGATCAGCCTGTTGGGGTTGCCCGATGTGTGGATCACCACGGCTGCCCAGGAGGTGGGCAACAGGGTGGTGACGGGGCTGGCCTTGGCCCAGGGATCGGAACCGGTGCTGGCCGCACCGTTGGGGGTGACGTGGCCCGCTATCCAGTGGGGAAGCCTGGTCAACAATGGCCAATGGTTAATGCTGATGGCGGCTCTGGCCATGGCGATCGGCACCATCCTCAGCCGCTATGTGTCCCGCCATGCGGATCCGGTGATGGCCACGGGTTGGCACATGATTATGGGCAGTGTCCCCTTGGCCCTGGGGGCGTGGGGCTGGGAAACCCCCGATGTCAGTCAGTTAACCTGGGTAGACTACGGTGCCTTGGCCTATGCCACGGTGTTTGGGACGGCGATCGCCTACGCCCTCTTTTTCTATTTCGCAGCCCAGGGCAGTCTCACCAGCCTCAGCGCCCTCACCTTTCTCACCCCCGTTTTCGCCCTCCTGTTCGGCAATCTCCTGCTCCATGAGGTGCTGAGTCCCATCCAAACGGGGGGGGTGTTCTTAACCTTGGTCAGCATTGTTCTGATTAATCAGCGCGATCGCCTCTCTGGTGGCGGGTCTAACCCCGCAGCAGCACCCCTGGGCCTAGACCCCCTAAACCCCCTAGACCCTGAACAGCGCCCCCCCGCTTAG
- a CDS encoding ParA family protein — MAIYAIWNNKGGVGKSYLTFQLASEYARQNPHKKVLVVDLCPQANSSSMLLGGMDQGEEKLTQIHTQPPRCTVSGYIEDRILSPYVSPNSGAGYITQVSHYNNAVPTNVYLVVGDEQLEIQSSRVSNATSPGPQDAWRIVHLWIRDLIVDIQNSWNNEDNCVFIDCNPSFSIYTELALTASERLIIPFSADGSSKRAVKTVLALVYGIQRHTGDTQSEFFLETARYRMAQPAIYMYVGNRLTQMNSSSASAFRTVVSEIGQEIWDVWRTTPQFFCIHPYSASTPVSQRAFRDMFQYEVNDANTASVVSGALGIPIASLTAGQKTVAGKSISVNQSQLDKQVPNIRDLVQKIE, encoded by the coding sequence ATGGCAATCTACGCGATATGGAACAACAAAGGTGGTGTTGGGAAAAGCTACCTAACTTTTCAACTAGCTTCAGAATATGCACGTCAGAATCCGCACAAGAAAGTTTTAGTGGTTGACCTATGCCCACAAGCCAACTCATCGTCTATGCTTTTAGGCGGTATGGATCAGGGAGAGGAAAAACTTACTCAAATCCATACACAGCCACCAAGATGCACAGTTTCTGGATATATTGAAGATCGAATTCTGAGTCCATATGTATCTCCAAATTCAGGCGCTGGGTATATTACACAGGTTTCGCATTACAACAACGCAGTACCAACCAATGTGTATCTGGTGGTTGGAGATGAACAACTTGAAATACAATCTTCAAGAGTGTCTAATGCTACAAGTCCAGGTCCACAAGATGCTTGGCGTATTGTCCATCTGTGGATAAGAGATCTGATCGTAGATATTCAAAACTCTTGGAACAATGAAGACAACTGTGTTTTTATTGATTGTAATCCAAGTTTCTCCATTTATACGGAGTTAGCACTAACGGCTTCTGAACGGTTGATAATTCCTTTTTCTGCTGATGGTTCTTCAAAAAGAGCAGTTAAGACAGTGTTAGCACTGGTTTACGGTATCCAAAGACATACTGGGGACACTCAATCCGAATTCTTCTTAGAGACAGCACGGTATCGTATGGCTCAACCCGCGATATATATGTATGTGGGTAATAGACTCACACAGATGAATAGTTCGTCTGCGTCTGCTTTCAGAACTGTAGTCAGTGAAATCGGTCAAGAAATATGGGATGTTTGGAGAACAACTCCTCAGTTTTTCTGTATTCACCCTTATAGTGCCTCGACACCAGTTAGTCAAAGAGCTTTTAGAGATATGTTTCAATACGAAGTCAATGATGCCAATACTGCCTCAGTTGTTTCGGGTGCATTGGGCATTCCAATAGCATCTTTAACTGCTGGTCAAAAAACTGTAGCTGGTAAAAGCATTTCTGTTAATCAATCTCAACTAGACAAACAAGTACCGAATATACGAGACCTTGTACAAAAAATTGAGTAG
- a CDS encoding precorrin-8X methylmutase, which translates to MEWHITDAQSLAIIDQEIGPCVFSPSEYELVRRVIYATADFEYKSLITFSEQALQSGAAALAARSTIIVDVPMVQVAIMPIIQGTFANPVYCSTEALTRPQKERTKAAWGMETLARRYPEGIFVVGQSQTALTTLSDLIEADIIRPALVVGTPAGFVDVDVAKERLRDSMVPHIGTQGRKGSAVVAAAIMSGLAELAWQAYGQETNVIM; encoded by the coding sequence ATGGAATGGCATATTACAGATGCCCAGAGTCTGGCCATCATTGATCAAGAGATCGGGCCTTGTGTCTTTTCCCCCTCGGAATATGAATTGGTACGGCGTGTGATCTACGCCACAGCAGATTTTGAGTATAAATCCCTCATAACATTTTCGGAGCAGGCGTTGCAGTCTGGGGCAGCGGCCCTGGCGGCTCGCAGCACCATCATTGTGGATGTCCCCATGGTGCAGGTGGCCATCATGCCCATTATTCAAGGCACCTTTGCCAATCCGGTCTATTGCAGCACCGAAGCCCTGACCCGTCCCCAGAAGGAACGCACCAAAGCGGCGTGGGGGATGGAAACCTTAGCGCGGCGCTATCCCGAAGGTATTTTTGTGGTGGGCCAATCCCAAACGGCCCTAACCACCCTGTCGGATCTCATTGAAGCGGATATTATTCGTCCGGCCCTGGTGGTGGGTACCCCAGCGGGGTTTGTGGATGTGGATGTGGCCAAGGAACGGCTACGGGATTCCATGGTGCCCCACATTGGCACCCAGGGCCGCAAAGGCAGTGCAGTAGTGGCAGCGGCCATTATGTCGGGGTTGGCGGAGTTGGCATGGCAAGCCTATGGCCAGGAAACCAATGTCATTATGTAG
- a CDS encoding transglutaminase TgpA family protein — protein sequence MVATPPPPFLTDPSAPASPPAVRRSRPPVENSILFRILVQLLVIVGITATAVAAVDVAEPITSIYGAIPLSIAGSIWSYRQRRKRNIGFKFLIALGMLWALATFFIALANRSNDTRLVLAELLIQLQALHCFDLPRRKDLGYSIVIGLILMGVAANLSQTLRLAPFILVFLAIALPVMVLDYRSRLGLGEPAPRSPGNPGATVSPWQWPAELHPRRLGILLLVSGSLGLLIFAALPRLPGYQLRNYPVSTPLTDLPEFSNNQLIRNPAYRDSGEDPTDSDGDGVPDDPSAVRGGAGSPTTGPGELDQKYYYGFNTTINQNLRSSLSQPMEPEVVMRVRSQGEGFWRVMAFDHYTGQGWDISRNDKTQTLVRSPYSYRFFIPRPDPLPKSREVVQTYTIVGDLPNLVPSLSQVRELYFPTTEIAVDSEGGIRAPMELTDGTTYTAISDVPFRDRTALGQTGSEYPPLIRDYYLALPPDPILQLKIRQTAEELLATSPKPLTSPYEKTLYLAQQIKQRYRVQPDLRFLGEGEDLVEAFLFKDGGGYPDHFSTVLTIMVRSLGIPARLVAGFAPGEFNPFTGLYLVRNTDAYVMTEVYFPNFGWFAFDPIPGHPLIPPSLEESFAFSTLKKLWLWVAGWLPSPVRGVFSTVFLWLTTLVTNALVGLVRLFSQGIVGAILGTIAVTALGFVGWLGWSSWSRWREQRRLARLEPVDRYYHQLLRCLDQQDLGKKATETPLEYQQRLASTQTCPPAVEGAIAAILTAYGNWRYGRLVTEGGVLDRHWHDIQQHYQRSLPQTLQNARQRSRRRPGL from the coding sequence ATGGTTGCCACCCCGCCGCCCCCATTTCTCACAGATCCCTCTGCCCCGGCTTCCCCCCCGGCGGTGCGCCGATCGCGGCCCCCCGTGGAAAACTCCATTTTGTTTCGGATCTTGGTGCAACTGCTGGTGATCGTGGGGATTACGGCCACAGCGGTGGCGGCGGTGGATGTGGCGGAACCCATCACCAGTATCTACGGAGCCATTCCCCTCAGCATTGCCGGATCGATCTGGAGCTATCGCCAGCGGCGCAAACGCAACATTGGCTTTAAGTTCCTCATTGCCCTGGGGATGCTCTGGGCCTTAGCCACCTTTTTCATAGCCCTGGCTAACCGCTCCAACGATACCCGCTTGGTGTTGGCAGAGCTGCTGATTCAACTGCAAGCCCTCCACTGTTTCGACTTACCTCGGCGCAAGGATTTGGGCTATTCCATCGTCATTGGTTTGATTTTGATGGGGGTGGCGGCGAACCTGAGCCAAACCCTGCGCCTTGCCCCCTTTATCCTGGTGTTTCTAGCCATTGCCTTGCCGGTGATGGTGTTGGACTATCGATCGCGCCTGGGCTTGGGGGAACCCGCCCCCCGATCGCCAGGGAACCCCGGCGCAACCGTCAGCCCCTGGCAATGGCCCGCTGAACTGCACCCCCGGCGATTGGGGATTTTGCTGCTGGTGTCCGGTAGTTTGGGGTTGTTGATTTTTGCGGCCCTGCCCCGGCTCCCCGGCTACCAACTGCGCAACTATCCCGTCAGCACGCCCCTCACGGATTTACCAGAATTTAGCAACAACCAACTGATCCGCAACCCCGCCTATCGCGACTCCGGGGAAGACCCCACGGACAGCGACGGGGATGGGGTGCCCGATGATCCCAGCGCCGTTAGAGGGGGAGCCGGTAGCCCCACCACCGGGCCGGGAGAATTGGATCAAAAGTATTACTACGGCTTCAACACCACCATTAACCAGAATCTGCGCAGCAGCCTTAGCCAACCCATGGAGCCAGAGGTGGTGATGCGGGTGCGGTCCCAGGGGGAGGGGTTTTGGCGGGTGATGGCCTTTGATCACTACACGGGCCAGGGGTGGGACATCTCCCGCAATGACAAGACCCAAACCTTGGTGCGATCGCCCTATTCCTACCGCTTCTTTATCCCCCGCCCCGATCCCTTGCCTAAGTCCCGCGAAGTGGTGCAAACCTACACCATTGTCGGGGATCTGCCCAATCTGGTGCCCAGCCTCAGCCAGGTGCGGGAGCTGTATTTCCCCACCACGGAAATCGCCGTGGACTCGGAAGGGGGCATCCGGGCACCCATGGAGCTGACGGACGGCACCACCTACACCGCCATTTCCGATGTGCCCTTCCGCGATCGCACTGCCCTGGGTCAAACCGGCAGCGAGTACCCCCCCTTAATCCGGGACTATTACCTGGCCCTGCCCCCGGATCCCATCCTCCAACTCAAGATTCGCCAAACCGCTGAGGAACTCCTGGCCACCTCCCCCAAGCCCCTCACGTCCCCCTACGAAAAAACCCTGTACCTGGCCCAACAAATTAAGCAGCGCTACCGGGTACAACCCGACTTGCGCTTTCTTGGCGAGGGAGAAGATTTGGTGGAAGCCTTTTTATTTAAGGATGGGGGGGGCTATCCAGACCACTTCTCCACGGTGCTGACCATCATGGTGCGATCCCTGGGGATTCCCGCCCGCCTGGTGGCCGGCTTCGCGCCGGGGGAATTTAACCCTTTCACGGGGCTGTATTTGGTGCGCAACACCGATGCCTATGTGATGACGGAGGTCTATTTCCCCAACTTTGGCTGGTTTGCCTTCGATCCCATCCCCGGCCACCCCCTGATTCCCCCGTCCCTGGAAGAAAGTTTTGCCTTTAGCACCTTGAAAAAACTGTGGCTGTGGGTGGCGGGGTGGCTGCCGTCCCCGGTGCGGGGGGTGTTCAGCACTGTTTTCCTGTGGCTGACAACCCTGGTGACCAATGCCCTGGTGGGGCTGGTGCGGCTGTTTTCCCAAGGTATTGTGGGGGCGATTTTGGGGACGATCGCCGTCACGGCCCTGGGGTTTGTGGGGTGGTTGGGCTGGAGCAGTTGGAGCCGCTGGCGAGAGCAACGGCGGCTGGCCCGGTTGGAACCGGTGGATCGCTACTATCACCAACTGTTGCGCTGCCTGGACCAACAGGATTTAGGGAAAAAAGCCACGGAAACCCCCCTGGAATATCAACAGCGCTTGGCTAGCACCCAGACCTGTCCCCCCGCTGTGGAGGGGGCGATCGCCGCTATTTTGACGGCCTATGGCAACTGGCGCTATGGGCGGTTAGTGACAGAGGGGGGGGTGCTCGATCGCCACTGGCACGACATTCAACAGCACTACCAGCGCTCCCTCCCCCAAACCCTCCAGAACGCCCGCCAGCGCTCCCGCCGCCGCCCCGGTCTCTGA
- a CDS encoding ATP-binding protein, which yields MVTDLRSIWLRAHSLLVYSDIFEDAVGQGWLAVVRSLLTPEPDPVTCLQHYGQWFRALAHQNRTWEEWLITAILESDNPWTRSAQHQPPDQLPPALVQAAAQDLALLQTIAPWNPARLCSGVQAMVPGSQPPLPWDRDPQPLPPAGERLRPSDNWSAHLGDLADHYRRQGVGQWGRFWAFRWAGNPQNPAQWQGVAHPDPVQLEDLVGYGEAKAQLVQNTEFLLAGHPALNVLLYGSRGTGKSSLVKALLSQYGSQGLRLLEVRPEGLRYLPQMVEPLRSLPQTFIVFVDDLSFEEDDEAFKALKVVLEGNVVARPANVVVYATSNRRHLVRESFSDRPRPQDADEIHSWDTVQEKLSFSDRFGLTLTFEPPDQDSYLAMVRHRAERAGLTLAPALLEFRAKQWATRHNGRSGRTAQQLVDWLQAEQAQGLDPVPPMA from the coding sequence ATGGTGACTGACCTGCGATCGATCTGGCTCCGTGCCCACAGCCTGTTGGTGTATAGCGATATTTTCGAGGATGCCGTGGGTCAGGGCTGGCTGGCGGTGGTGCGATCGCTATTGACCCCCGAACCCGATCCCGTGACCTGCCTCCAGCACTACGGCCAGTGGTTTCGGGCCTTGGCCCACCAGAACCGAACCTGGGAAGAGTGGCTGATTACGGCCATTTTAGAGTCCGATAATCCCTGGACGCGATCGGCCCAACACCAGCCCCCCGACCAGTTACCCCCGGCCCTGGTGCAAGCCGCTGCCCAGGATCTCGCCCTGCTGCAAACCATTGCCCCCTGGAACCCTGCCCGCCTCTGTTCTGGGGTGCAGGCCATGGTGCCGGGATCCCAGCCCCCCCTGCCCTGGGATCGGGATCCCCAACCCCTACCCCCCGCCGGGGAACGGTTGCGCCCCTCGGACAACTGGTCGGCCCACCTAGGGGATCTAGCGGATCACTACCGCCGCCAGGGGGTGGGGCAATGGGGGCGCTTTTGGGCCTTTCGCTGGGCCGGGAACCCCCAAAATCCGGCCCAATGGCAGGGGGTGGCCCATCCCGATCCGGTGCAGTTGGAGGATTTGGTGGGCTATGGGGAAGCCAAGGCCCAATTAGTGCAAAATACGGAGTTTCTCTTGGCGGGTCACCCCGCCCTCAATGTCTTGCTCTATGGGAGCCGGGGCACGGGCAAATCCTCCCTCGTCAAGGCGTTGCTGTCCCAGTATGGATCCCAGGGGTTACGGCTCCTGGAGGTGCGCCCGGAGGGACTGCGCTATCTGCCCCAGATGGTGGAGCCGCTGCGATCGCTGCCCCAGACGTTCATTGTGTTTGTCGATGATCTGTCCTTTGAGGAGGATGACGAAGCCTTTAAAGCCCTGAAGGTGGTGCTGGAGGGGAATGTGGTGGCCCGTCCCGCCAATGTGGTGGTCTATGCCACCTCGAACCGCCGCCATTTGGTGCGGGAGTCCTTTAGCGATCGCCCTCGGCCCCAGGATGCCGATGAGATTCATAGCTGGGACACGGTGCAGGAAAAGCTGTCCTTTAGCGATCGCTTTGGCTTGACCTTGACCTTTGAACCGCCAGATCAGGACTCCTATTTGGCCATGGTGCGCCACCGGGCCGAGCGAGCGGGTTTAACCCTAGCCCCCGCCCTGCTGGAGTTTCGGGCCAAACAATGGGCCACCCGCCACAATGGGCGATCGGGCCGCACGGCCCAGCAGTTGGTGGACTGGCTCCAAGCCGAGCAAGCCCAGGGGCTAGACCCGGTTCCCCCCATGGCCTAG